A region from the Rosa rugosa chromosome 6, drRosRugo1.1, whole genome shotgun sequence genome encodes:
- the LOC133716537 gene encoding protein FAR1-RELATED SEQUENCE 5-like, producing MTFKTVEDAERFYYAYSLALGFGFRKDTKGEAEGTIRRRQWLCNKQGTRAKKWFVLDGRGRTPRKITRVNCKAKFRVNYNELVGAYVVKAFVLEHSHELATGNQIAFIRSHRNVGKSDLARANTMSKVSIRPCHAYEYMVEQAGGYKTVGFTEKDLYNKLDQQRRTTSFESDTEGALAYMNALAAQDPYFYCRFNVDIEDRLANMFWRDGYAFVDFMCYGDVLIFDSTYKTNVYKKPLVLFVGSNNHRGSILFGAALLVDETVETYTWLLRSFLDAMNGKMPIAVLTDGDEAMRSAIEDVMPQAKHRLCAWHLSRNANTNLKCDEKLKAFNRCMRKFQTVEQFEVMWHDMVEKFDLHNSFWINMMYETSGLKHFSGTILWLA from the coding sequence ATGACGTTTAAGACAGTAGAGGACGCGGAGAGGTTCTATTATGCATATTCCTTGGCACTTGGCTTTGGATTTAGGAAGGATACCAAAGGAGAGGCTGAAGGTACGATCCGGAGGAGACAATGGCTTTGCAACAAGCAAGGGACTCGAGCTAAAAAGTGGTTCGTACTGGACGGAAGGGGTCGTACTCCTCGGAAAATTACAAGGGTAAATTGCAAGGCTAAGTTCAGGGTCAATTACAACGAGCTTGTAGGAGCTTATGTGGTGAAAGCCTTTGTTCTAGAGCATTCTCACGAGTTAGCAACAGGAAACCAGATTGCCTTCATTCGTTCGCATCGAAATGTCGGCAAATCAGACTTGGCCCGTGCAAATACAATGTCTAAAGTGTCAATCAGACCTTGCCATGCGTATGAGTACATGGTGGAGCAGGCGGGGGGATATAAGACAGTGGGATTTACTGAGAAGGACCTATACAACAAGCTTGACCAACAACGGCGCACCACTTCCTTTGAGAGTGACACCGAAGGCGCACTTGCCTACATGAACGCTCTGGCAGCACAAGACCCATACTTCTACTGCAGGTTCAATGTAGATATAGAAGACAGGTTAGCAAACATGTTTTGGCGAGATGGGTATGCATTTGTTGATTTTATGTGTTACGGGGATGTGCTGATCTTTGATAGCACATACAAAACCAATGTTTACAAAAAGCCATTGGTTTTGTTTGTTGGGTCAAACAATCATCGGGGAAGTATTTTGTTTGGTGCTGCTCTTCTTGTCGATGAAACGGTGGAGACATACACTTGGCTGTTGCGTTCGTTTTTGGATGCAATGAATGGGAAGATGCCAATAGCTGTACTCACAGATGGAGATGAGGCCATGCGTAGTGCAATTGAAGACGTGATGCCACAAGCAAAGCACCGTCTTTGTGCTTGGCACCTTTCCAGAAATGCCAACACTAATTTGAAGTGCGACGAAAAGTTGAAAGCTTTTAACAGGTGCATGAGAAAATTCCAAACTGTGGAGCAGTTTGAAGTAATGTGGCACGACATGGTGGagaaattcgatctccacaacAGTTTCTGGATCAACATGATGTATGAGACAAGTGGGCTCAAGCATTTTTCAGGAACCATTTTATGGCTGGCATGA